From the Pedobacter cryoconitis genome, one window contains:
- the rpsO gene encoding 30S ribosomal protein S15, giving the protein MYLSKEVKADIFKTHGEVETNTGSAEGQVALFTYRIAHLTGHLKKNRKDFSTQLSLQKLVGKRRGILAYLFKKDINRYRAIIKALGLRDIIKPLGSTRDSK; this is encoded by the coding sequence ATGTATTTAAGTAAAGAAGTAAAAGCCGACATTTTCAAAACTCACGGCGAAGTAGAAACTAACACAGGATCTGCTGAAGGACAAGTAGCGTTATTCACTTACCGTATCGCGCACTTAACAGGACACTTAAAGAAAAACCGTAAGGATTTTTCTACTCAATTGTCTCTTCAAAAATTAGTAGGTAAACGCCGTGGTATTTTGGCTTACCTGTTTAAAAAAGATATCAATCGTTACCGTGCTATTATCAAAGCTTTAGGGCTGAGAGACATTATCAAACCATTAGGTTCGACAAGAGATAGCAAATAA
- the pnp gene encoding polyribonucleotide nucleotidyltransferase, giving the protein MNVIKKSFDLGDGRTIEIETGKLAKQADGSVVVRMGDTMLLATVVSSVGAKAGVDFLPLSVDYQEKYAAAGRIPGGFLRREARLSDYEVLISRLVDRALRPMFPEDYHSDTQVMITLISSDKNIMPDSLAGLAASAAIAVSDIPFNGPISEVRVAKIDGQLVINPYVSDLERATLEFLVAGTENDIVMVEGEADEISEEEMVEAIEFAHKAIVVQVKVQKELAEAVGKTKKREYSHEDSNPELKEQVYAATYDQVYAVAKSQTSKGERTEKFAEISAAFVATLGEEVDAVTAFLAKKYFHDVQYDAIRNLVLDEGMRLDGRDVRTVRPIWSEVSYLPSAHGSAVFTRGETQSLTTVTLGSKDDEQMIDGAFVNGYNKFLLHYNFPGFSTGEVRPNRGAGRREIGHGHLAMRSLRKVLPGLEENPYTIRIVSDILESNGSSSMATVCAGTLALMDAGIKIKAPVSGIAMGLITDEKTGKYAILTDILGDEDHLGDMDFKVTGTEKGIVACQMDLKINGLKWEVLTAALKQANEARLHILNEMAKTISAPREDYKDHAPRIVSLSIDKEFIGAVIGPGGKIIQEMQRETGASISIEEVGNKGIVEIFADNKAAIDAAVKRINAIAAKPDIGATYDGKVKSIMPFGAFVEIMPGKDGLLHISEIAWERLETMDGVLKEGDKIQVKLLDIDKQGKMKLSRKALLPRPPKPEGVETKPA; this is encoded by the coding sequence ATGAATGTAATAAAAAAATCGTTCGATCTTGGAGATGGAAGAACCATCGAAATTGAAACAGGAAAATTAGCTAAACAGGCTGATGGATCCGTTGTGGTAAGAATGGGTGACACAATGTTATTAGCGACTGTAGTTTCTTCAGTAGGTGCTAAAGCTGGTGTTGACTTTTTGCCTTTATCTGTAGATTACCAGGAAAAATATGCGGCTGCTGGTCGTATTCCAGGTGGTTTCTTACGTCGTGAGGCAAGATTATCAGACTATGAGGTTTTAATCTCACGTTTGGTTGACCGTGCTTTACGCCCGATGTTCCCTGAAGATTATCACTCTGATACTCAGGTAATGATCACATTGATTTCTTCTGATAAAAATATAATGCCAGATTCATTGGCTGGTTTAGCTGCTTCAGCTGCCATCGCTGTTTCTGATATTCCTTTTAACGGACCAATCTCTGAAGTTCGTGTTGCTAAAATTGATGGTCAGTTAGTGATCAATCCTTATGTTAGCGATTTAGAACGTGCTACTTTAGAATTCTTAGTAGCTGGTACTGAAAATGACATCGTCATGGTTGAAGGTGAAGCTGATGAGATTTCTGAAGAAGAAATGGTTGAGGCTATCGAATTCGCACACAAAGCGATCGTTGTTCAGGTTAAAGTTCAAAAAGAACTTGCTGAAGCAGTAGGTAAAACTAAAAAACGTGAGTATTCACATGAAGACAGCAACCCGGAATTAAAAGAGCAGGTTTATGCTGCTACTTATGATCAGGTTTATGCTGTAGCCAAAAGCCAGACTTCTAAAGGTGAGCGTACGGAAAAATTTGCTGAGATTTCAGCGGCTTTCGTAGCAACGCTTGGTGAAGAGGTTGATGCAGTTACTGCTTTCTTAGCTAAAAAATATTTCCATGATGTACAATATGATGCTATCCGTAACCTTGTTTTAGACGAAGGTATGCGTTTAGATGGCCGTGATGTACGTACAGTACGTCCTATCTGGAGTGAGGTAAGTTATTTACCATCTGCTCACGGTTCGGCAGTATTTACACGTGGTGAAACCCAATCATTAACTACAGTTACTTTAGGTTCTAAAGATGATGAGCAAATGATTGATGGTGCTTTCGTCAATGGTTACAACAAATTCTTATTGCACTACAATTTCCCAGGTTTCTCTACAGGTGAAGTTCGCCCGAACAGAGGTGCTGGCCGTCGTGAAATTGGTCATGGTCATCTGGCTATGCGTTCTTTAAGAAAAGTATTACCAGGATTAGAAGAAAACCCATATACAATCCGTATCGTTTCTGATATTCTTGAATCTAACGGTTCTTCTTCAATGGCAACTGTTTGTGCTGGTACATTAGCATTAATGGATGCAGGTATTAAAATCAAAGCTCCGGTTTCGGGTATTGCAATGGGATTAATTACTGATGAGAAAACTGGTAAATATGCAATCCTTACTGACATCCTTGGTGATGAAGATCACTTAGGTGATATGGACTTCAAGGTTACTGGTACTGAAAAAGGTATCGTTGCTTGTCAAATGGATTTAAAAATCAATGGTTTGAAATGGGAAGTTTTAACTGCTGCCCTGAAACAAGCTAATGAGGCTCGTTTACATATCTTAAATGAGATGGCTAAAACTATCTCTGCTCCACGTGAAGATTACAAGGATCACGCTCCCCGTATTGTTTCTTTAAGTATTGACAAGGAATTCATAGGTGCTGTAATTGGCCCGGGCGGTAAAATTATTCAGGAAATGCAACGTGAAACTGGCGCATCTATCTCTATTGAAGAGGTTGGTAACAAAGGTATCGTTGAAATCTTCGCGGATAATAAAGCTGCAATTGATGCTGCTGTTAAACGTATTAATGCAATCGCTGCTAAACCAGACATAGGTGCTACTTATGATGGTAAAGTAAAATCTATCATGCCGTTTGGTGCTTTCGTTGAGATCATGCCAGGTAAAGATGGTTTACTTCACATTTCTGAGATTGCCTGGGAACGTTTAGAAACTATGGATGGTGTCCTTAAAGAAGGTGACAAAATCCAGGTTAAATTGTTAGATATCGATAAACAAGGTAAAATGAAACTTTCCAGAAAAGCTTTATTGCCTCGTCCACCGAAACCAGAAGGTGTAGAGACTAAGCCTGCTTAG
- a CDS encoding ABC transporter permease has translation MFKLDLKIALRSLWKNKGYTLINVGGLAIGLASCMILLLYVAYEWSYDRQFTNFEKTYIIYNNVKTTTKTFSWAWTPNAMADEVRSKITGVAYASHSSYPQEQVISNGEKTFKKKAVYTDPSFLKIFDYKIIKGNPNTLLTNINSVILTESMAKNLFGDEDPINKMVKLQNTEVLKVEAVIQDVPKNSSIQLDYIMPWTLFIKQNPWAKDINWGNNMCLTVVQLQKDTYFDQANSQIRDIYSRNQEGTSSKALLHPLSKWHLYDNFENGKSVGGKIDQLRIFLILAFCILLIACVNFMNLSTARSEKRAKEVGVRKAIGSSRGALVGQFMIESILLSFMAMLVAFTLMEVSLPYFNSLLGIELIISYKSWTFWSVLVGLTTFTGFVAGSYPAFYLSSFEPVKVLKGFNTAGSSSLSVRKILVVFQFVFAACLIICTAVIYQQLNYIKDKPVGYNKAGLVQIPIQGNLAGKEKLALLKERLIKTGSVTQVTYFSTALNISGNNTFSVSWPGKNPKEDILFNTRAAGEDFAQTMGSEMVAGREFSSKFTADSTNIVINEAAVKVIGFKNPIGKTINVMGKPFTIIGVMKDFVMESPYKTAAPMYITNHMENVEFIIARLNPAQNISTSAAQIDEVVKALNPNFPVDRTFASDNFEQKFQDERLLGILSNWFGGFAIFISCLGLLGLALFMAEQRKKEISIRKVLGASTLNILTLLNKDFIKLVAIANLIAFPLAYIIISKWLSAYEFNVGINALPFVIAISLSSIIAIITVSIQSVKVAKAAPIDSLKHE, from the coding sequence ATGTTTAAACTCGACCTTAAAATAGCTTTACGCAGTCTTTGGAAAAATAAAGGCTATACCTTAATTAATGTAGGAGGCCTGGCCATCGGACTGGCCAGTTGTATGATATTACTGCTCTATGTAGCCTATGAATGGAGTTACGACCGGCAGTTCACTAATTTCGAAAAAACTTATATCATCTATAACAACGTTAAAACCACTACAAAGACCTTTAGCTGGGCCTGGACACCCAATGCCATGGCTGACGAGGTAAGAAGTAAAATTACAGGTGTGGCCTACGCTTCTCACTCTTCCTATCCGCAAGAGCAGGTCATTAGCAATGGAGAAAAAACTTTCAAAAAGAAAGCTGTTTATACAGACCCATCCTTCCTGAAAATATTCGATTATAAAATTATCAAAGGGAATCCAAATACACTTTTAACCAATATTAATTCAGTTATTTTAACAGAAAGCATGGCTAAAAACCTCTTTGGCGACGAAGATCCCATCAATAAAATGGTAAAGCTGCAAAATACTGAGGTCTTAAAAGTCGAAGCTGTTATTCAGGATGTCCCTAAAAATAGCAGTATCCAGCTAGACTATATCATGCCATGGACACTCTTCATTAAACAAAACCCCTGGGCAAAAGACATCAACTGGGGAAACAATATGTGTCTGACTGTAGTTCAATTACAGAAAGATACATATTTTGATCAGGCAAATTCTCAAATCAGAGATATCTATAGCCGCAACCAGGAAGGCACATCCAGCAAGGCATTACTACACCCGCTATCGAAATGGCATTTATACGATAACTTTGAAAACGGTAAATCGGTTGGAGGTAAAATTGATCAGCTTCGGATATTTCTTATCCTGGCCTTTTGTATTCTTTTAATTGCCTGTGTAAACTTCATGAACCTTTCCACTGCCAGATCAGAAAAAAGGGCCAAAGAAGTTGGTGTCAGAAAAGCAATCGGTTCATCAAGAGGTGCTTTAGTAGGTCAGTTTATGATAGAATCTATTTTACTTTCTTTCATGGCTATGCTGGTGGCTTTTACCTTAATGGAAGTCAGCCTGCCCTATTTCAATTCACTATTAGGTATTGAACTGATCATCAGCTATAAGAGCTGGACATTCTGGTCAGTTCTGGTTGGTCTGACTACATTCACTGGTTTTGTTGCAGGCAGCTATCCGGCATTCTACCTCTCCTCTTTTGAACCGGTTAAAGTATTAAAAGGGTTCAATACAGCCGGCAGTTCTTCGCTTTCAGTAAGAAAAATTTTAGTAGTCTTTCAATTTGTATTTGCAGCTTGTCTGATCATTTGTACAGCTGTTATTTATCAGCAGCTTAATTACATTAAAGATAAACCAGTTGGCTATAACAAGGCGGGTTTAGTACAAATTCCCATACAGGGAAATCTTGCAGGCAAAGAGAAACTGGCGCTTTTAAAAGAAAGACTGATTAAAACCGGTTCAGTTACCCAGGTCACTTATTTCAGCACCGCTTTAAACATAAGTGGCAATAATACCTTTAGCGTTAGCTGGCCAGGTAAAAATCCCAAAGAAGACATCTTATTCAATACTCGTGCTGCCGGTGAAGACTTTGCTCAAACCATGGGTTCGGAAATGGTAGCTGGCAGGGAATTCTCATCCAAATTTACAGCTGACTCAACGAATATTGTCATCAATGAGGCAGCGGTAAAAGTAATAGGATTCAAAAATCCTATCGGGAAAACCATCAATGTAATGGGTAAACCTTTTACCATCATCGGCGTAATGAAAGACTTTGTCATGGAATCACCATATAAAACTGCCGCCCCGATGTATATCACAAATCACATGGAAAACGTTGAATTTATCATTGCCAGGTTAAATCCGGCGCAGAATATTAGTACCTCGGCAGCGCAAATTGATGAAGTTGTGAAAGCACTCAATCCAAATTTCCCGGTAGACAGGACTTTTGCAAGTGATAATTTTGAGCAAAAATTCCAGGATGAGCGGCTATTAGGAATTCTATCCAACTGGTTTGGAGGTTTCGCTATATTTATCTCCTGCCTGGGCTTATTGGGTCTTGCCTTATTCATGGCAGAACAAAGAAAAAAAGAAATCAGTATCCGCAAAGTTTTAGGCGCAAGTACCCTGAATATTTTAACTTTGCTCAACAAAGATTTCATTAAATTGGTCGCTATTGCGAACCTGATTGCATTTCCCCTGGCCTATATTATCATCAGCAAATGGCTTTCGGCCTATGAATTTAATGTGGGGATAAACGCGTTGCCTTTTGTTATCGCAATCAGTTTATCATCAATCATAGCGATTATCACTGTTAGCATACAATCCGTTAAAGTAGCCAAAGCTGCCCCAATAGACTCTTTAAAGCACGAATAG
- the rpe gene encoding ribulose-phosphate 3-epimerase, which translates to MKHLIAPSVLSADFANLQRDIEMINSSDADWFHVDIMDGVFVPNISFGFPVMEALKKHAKKPLDVHLMIVNPDLYIEQFAAAGAHSITVHYEACVHLNRTIQAIHKTGAKACVALNPHTPVELLIDILPVLDMVLIMSVNPGFGGQQFIPNTLLKIRRLKAMAATVNPGLLIEVDGGVGIHNLGDLLAAGADAFVAGNAIFSAESPLEMITAMKRESASSLSSI; encoded by the coding sequence ATGAAACACCTGATTGCCCCCTCTGTACTCTCTGCTGATTTTGCCAATTTACAACGCGACATAGAAATGATTAATTCCAGCGATGCAGATTGGTTTCATGTAGATATTATGGATGGCGTATTTGTACCGAACATTTCTTTTGGTTTTCCAGTGATGGAAGCCTTGAAAAAACATGCAAAGAAACCTCTGGATGTCCATTTAATGATCGTTAATCCTGATCTTTATATTGAACAGTTTGCAGCGGCAGGAGCGCATAGTATTACGGTACATTATGAGGCTTGTGTACATCTGAACAGAACAATTCAGGCTATCCATAAAACAGGAGCGAAAGCTTGCGTGGCACTTAACCCGCATACGCCTGTAGAATTGCTGATTGATATCCTTCCGGTACTGGATATGGTATTGATCATGTCGGTAAACCCTGGTTTTGGCGGACAGCAGTTTATTCCCAATACACTGCTTAAAATCAGAAGGTTGAAAGCTATGGCTGCTACGGTAAATCCGGGATTACTGATTGAGGTAGACGGCGGCGTAGGTATCCATAACCTGGGCGATTTACTAGCTGCTGGTGCGGATGCTTTTGTAGCTGGAAATGCTATTTTCAGTGCTGAATCCCCTTTGGAAATGATCACCGCGATGAAGCGTGAATCAGCATCCTCTCTAAGCAGTATATAA
- the serC gene encoding 3-phosphoserine/phosphohydroxythreonine transaminase, with product MRHNFGAGPCILPQEVFRQASQAVLDFKDGLSILEISHRTPEFEAVLAEAVKLVKELLNVPEGYSVLFLQGGASLQFAMVPMNLLSEGQTATYLETGVWANKAIKEVKNFGTANVVASSKDANFNYVPKGYSIPEDSAYFHCTSNNTIYGTEMFSLPETKVPVVCDMSSDIMSRVIDVSQYDLIYAGSQKNIGPAGSVLVIVKDEILGKTTNKIPSMLDYKVHIEGGSMYNTPPVFAIYVAMLNLRWLKSKGGVAEIEKENIAKANALYMEIDRNPLFKGTAVVEDRSRMNICFVMEDPELEKPFLKFVEENDIEGLKGHRSVGGFRASIYNALPITSVHRLVELMQVFAEKHQK from the coding sequence ATGAGACATAATTTTGGAGCAGGCCCCTGTATTTTACCTCAGGAAGTGTTTAGACAGGCGTCACAAGCCGTTTTAGATTTTAAGGATGGGTTATCGATTTTAGAGATTTCCCACCGTACACCAGAGTTCGAGGCCGTATTAGCTGAAGCTGTTAAGTTGGTTAAAGAGTTGTTAAATGTACCGGAAGGATACTCCGTTTTATTCTTACAAGGTGGTGCAAGTTTACAGTTTGCGATGGTTCCAATGAACCTGTTAAGCGAAGGACAGACAGCAACTTACCTGGAGACAGGTGTATGGGCTAACAAAGCTATTAAAGAAGTGAAAAACTTTGGTACTGCGAATGTAGTGGCATCATCGAAAGACGCTAACTTTAACTATGTGCCTAAAGGATATTCTATTCCTGAAGACAGCGCGTATTTCCATTGCACTTCGAATAACACGATTTATGGAACTGAAATGTTCAGCTTGCCTGAAACTAAAGTACCGGTGGTGTGCGATATGTCATCAGACATTATGAGCAGAGTGATCGACGTTTCACAATATGATCTGATCTATGCTGGTTCACAAAAAAATATTGGCCCTGCTGGTTCGGTTTTAGTCATTGTTAAGGATGAGATTTTAGGTAAAACAACCAATAAAATCCCTTCTATGTTAGATTATAAGGTACATATTGAAGGTGGTTCTATGTACAATACGCCTCCTGTTTTTGCAATCTATGTAGCGATGTTAAACCTGAGATGGTTAAAATCTAAGGGTGGTGTTGCTGAGATTGAAAAAGAAAACATTGCGAAAGCCAATGCTTTATATATGGAGATTGACAGAAATCCTTTATTTAAGGGGACTGCTGTCGTAGAAGACCGTTCAAGAATGAATATCTGTTTTGTAATGGAGGATCCTGAACTGGAGAAACCATTCCTGAAATTCGTGGAAGAGAATGATATCGAAGGTCTTAAAGGACATAGAAGTGTAGGTGGGTTCAGAGCTTCTATTTACAATGCGTTACCAATTACAAGTGTACACAGACTAGTGGAATTGATGCAGGTTTTTGCAGAGAAACACCAAAAATAA
- a CDS encoding D-2-hydroxyacid dehydrogenase, protein MIKILANDGIDPIGKRLLEEAGFIVDTETVAQDKLIEALQNYDAITVRSATKVRKDVIDACPNLKLIGRGGVGMDNIDVDYAREQGRAVVNTPAASSLSVAELVFAHLFTGIRFLQDANRKMPVEGATGFNKLKKDYAKGTELRGKTLGIIGFGRIGRETATLALGLGMNVLAYDLYPFDGKLTLKFQGDLSLDIPVKTVSLEEVIKNSDFITLHTPFADRPILGAAEFDLMKPGVGVVNCSRGGTIDEQALINALDGAKVAFAGLDVFDNEPTPLEAILKHPKISLTPHIGAATNEAQERIGEELASLIIAHFKK, encoded by the coding sequence ATGATTAAGATACTTGCAAACGATGGGATCGATCCTATCGGAAAACGATTATTAGAAGAAGCCGGTTTTATTGTAGATACAGAAACTGTTGCTCAGGATAAACTGATTGAAGCATTGCAAAATTATGATGCAATTACAGTTAGAAGTGCAACGAAAGTCCGTAAGGATGTAATTGATGCTTGTCCAAATTTAAAGTTGATTGGAAGAGGTGGAGTAGGGATGGACAATATTGATGTGGATTATGCACGTGAACAAGGTCGCGCGGTAGTGAATACGCCTGCTGCTTCCTCTTTATCAGTTGCAGAACTGGTATTTGCACATTTATTCACTGGTATCCGTTTTTTACAGGATGCTAACCGTAAAATGCCTGTTGAAGGGGCTACGGGTTTCAATAAACTGAAAAAGGATTATGCAAAAGGTACTGAGCTTAGAGGTAAAACTTTAGGGATCATTGGCTTTGGCAGAATTGGAAGAGAGACGGCTACTTTAGCTTTAGGCTTAGGTATGAATGTACTGGCTTATGATCTTTATCCTTTTGATGGTAAACTGACTTTAAAGTTTCAGGGTGATTTAAGCCTTGATATTCCTGTTAAAACAGTAAGTCTGGAAGAAGTGATTAAAAACAGTGATTTCATCACTTTACATACGCCTTTTGCTGACCGTCCTATATTAGGTGCTGCTGAGTTTGATTTAATGAAACCAGGAGTTGGTGTAGTAAATTGTTCAAGAGGTGGTACAATTGATGAGCAGGCACTGATTAATGCGTTAGATGGTGCTAAAGTTGCTTTTGCAGGTTTAGATGTGTTTGACAATGAGCCTACTCCTCTGGAGGCGATTTTAAAACATCCTAAGATCTCGTTAACACCGCATATTGGGGCTGCAACGAATGAAGCACAGGAGCGTATTGGGGAAGAATTGGCTTCATTGATTATTGCACATTTTAAAAAATAA
- a CDS encoding DUF1015 domain-containing protein has translation MPLVKPFSALIPAAHLQSSVVTRPLEYYSTGEAKLIASENNYSFLHLISPALDHAYLRDMNQDLIFRKISENFDSFLSGNVLVPVNRPCYYIYQVTCNGFTQKGLWTLSDVQSYLDGSIKKHELTVERREKQLADYLHHTGLDANPVLITYHPVKAIDEVIAKYMQELPVIDFTFTDLTGHKVWLIDDEDAIDLITSEIAEIATVYIADGHHRAAAMSKMDYFSTVFMNTDEIKVLQFNRLVRDLNGLTATDFLSRLGDAFTVEKSQEPVDPDQLHTIGMYLDKQWYFLSPKPNAYDANDPVELLDVSILQNQLLGPILGIDDPRTNARVTFEGGITPLAALQQMVDNGLYAVVFTLFAVSVEQIINVADANKTMPPKSTWIEPKFLVGMLTNYCI, from the coding sequence ATGCCTTTAGTAAAGCCTTTTTCAGCGCTTATCCCTGCTGCACATTTGCAGTCTTCTGTGGTCACACGGCCGCTTGAGTATTATAGTACAGGTGAGGCCAAATTAATCGCCTCTGAAAACAATTATAGCTTTCTTCATTTAATTAGTCCGGCGTTGGATCATGCTTATTTGCGTGATATGAACCAGGATCTGATCTTCCGCAAGATTTCTGAAAACTTCGATTCTTTTCTAAGTGGTAATGTACTGGTTCCAGTTAACCGTCCTTGTTATTATATTTATCAGGTTACCTGCAATGGGTTTACCCAGAAAGGTTTATGGACTTTAAGTGATGTACAGAGTTATCTGGATGGCAGTATTAAAAAGCATGAGCTGACGGTAGAGCGGAGGGAAAAACAGCTGGCTGATTATCTGCACCATACCGGGCTGGACGCGAACCCGGTCTTAATTACTTATCATCCGGTAAAGGCTATAGACGAAGTGATTGCAAAGTATATGCAGGAGCTTCCGGTAATTGATTTTACATTTACTGATCTGACCGGACATAAAGTCTGGCTGATTGATGATGAGGATGCTATTGATTTAATTACGAGTGAGATCGCAGAGATAGCTACTGTATATATTGCGGATGGTCATCATCGTGCGGCAGCAATGTCAAAAATGGATTATTTCTCCACGGTATTTATGAACACGGATGAAATTAAGGTCTTGCAGTTTAACAGGCTGGTCAGAGATCTGAATGGTTTAACGGCAACGGATTTTCTATCCAGGTTGGGTGATGCTTTTACGGTAGAAAAATCGCAGGAGCCGGTAGATCCGGATCAGTTACATACGATTGGAATGTATTTGGATAAACAGTGGTATTTTTTATCTCCAAAACCTAATGCTTATGATGCGAACGATCCTGTAGAGTTACTGGACGTGAGTATTTTACAGAATCAGCTGTTAGGCCCGATATTAGGGATTGATGATCCGCGTACCAATGCCAGGGTGACTTTTGAAGGAGGAATTACACCTTTAGCAGCGTTACAGCAAATGGTGGATAACGGTCTTTATGCAGTGGTATTTACTTTGTTTGCAGTTTCGGTAGAACAGATTATCAATGTAGCAGATGCGAATAAGACCATGCCTCCAAAGTCTACGTGGATAGAGCCAAAGTTCCTGGTCGGCATGCTGACTAATTATTGTATTTAA
- a CDS encoding S-adenosyl-l-methionine hydroxide adenosyltransferase family protein — MAIITLTTDLGSKDFYQAALKGSILTILPTATIVDITHEVPSFNISYAAFVLKNVYHYFPKGTVHLIGIDSVFSENTKYIGLKYHDHYFVGADNGIFSLLFDGKPDEIVELNIMQDLKYLHFPLVDIFVKAAIHLAKGGKLKDIGLPTASIEEKMLLNPVIEQDMIRGSVIYIDTFCNVITNITKELFTKIQRNRDFTLYFRKSETITQLSWHYNEVSEGEKLCLFGISNHLEIAINKGKASGLLGLHLGDIVRIQFHP, encoded by the coding sequence ATGGCCATTATCACTTTAACAACAGATTTAGGATCCAAAGATTTTTATCAGGCTGCCCTCAAAGGCAGTATCCTGACGATCTTGCCTACAGCTACTATTGTTGATATTACCCATGAAGTTCCATCCTTCAATATCTCTTACGCAGCCTTTGTTTTAAAGAATGTTTACCACTATTTCCCTAAAGGTACTGTGCACCTGATAGGTATAGATTCTGTGTTCAGTGAAAATACAAAATATATCGGGTTAAAATATCACGATCATTATTTTGTCGGCGCTGATAACGGGATTTTTTCTTTACTATTCGACGGCAAACCAGATGAGATTGTAGAGCTGAATATTATGCAGGATTTGAAGTACCTGCACTTCCCGCTCGTTGATATTTTTGTTAAAGCAGCCATTCACCTTGCCAAAGGCGGAAAGCTGAAAGACATCGGTTTACCAACAGCAAGCATTGAAGAAAAGATGCTGTTGAATCCGGTTATCGAACAAGATATGATCAGAGGGAGCGTCATTTACATTGACACTTTCTGCAACGTAATTACCAATATTACCAAAGAACTATTTACTAAAATACAGCGTAACAGAGACTTCACCCTCTATTTCCGGAAAAGCGAAACCATTACCCAGCTCAGCTGGCACTATAACGAAGTTTCCGAAGGAGAGAAATTATGCCTCTTTGGAATCAGCAACCATTTGGAAATTGCTATTAACAAAGGTAAAGCAAGCGGATTACTCGGACTACACCTCGGTGATATTGTCCGCATCCAGTTTCATCCCTAA
- a CDS encoding PhoH family protein: MNELKLTLETVDPVQFWGANNEHYELIKHAFPKLKVVARGNEVKVLGDEGEQKLFEKKFGKLIGHLEQYGSLSPGDIESILAFKYNADAYGADAAPEKVNGGGGGEVIVFGNSGMMIKARTANQRRMVDSIVKNDVLFAIGPAGTGKTYTAVALAVRALKNKEIKRIILTRPAVEAGESLGFLPGDLKEKVDPYLRPLYDALDDMIPAEKLKLYLENRTIEIAPLAFMRGRTLDNCFVILDEAQNSTDLQLKMFLTRMGPSAKFIVTGDVTQIDLPKKQMSGLHNALRILDDIPGIEIIYLTGEDVVRHKLVKRILKAYGDIQ; encoded by the coding sequence TTGAACGAACTAAAACTAACATTAGAAACAGTAGATCCGGTACAATTCTGGGGTGCGAACAACGAGCATTATGAGTTGATCAAACACGCATTTCCTAAACTGAAAGTTGTTGCCAGAGGCAATGAGGTGAAGGTGTTAGGTGATGAAGGTGAGCAAAAACTCTTTGAAAAAAAGTTTGGTAAATTGATTGGTCACCTGGAGCAATATGGCTCTTTAAGCCCGGGTGATATTGAATCAATTTTAGCGTTTAAATATAACGCAGATGCTTATGGTGCTGATGCTGCACCAGAAAAAGTGAATGGTGGTGGCGGTGGAGAAGTCATTGTATTCGGGAATAGCGGTATGATGATCAAAGCCCGGACGGCCAATCAACGCAGAATGGTTGACAGTATCGTGAAAAACGATGTGCTTTTTGCTATCGGCCCTGCGGGGACGGGAAAAACGTACACGGCGGTAGCGCTTGCTGTGAGAGCATTGAAAAATAAAGAGATTAAAAGAATTATTTTAACCAGACCGGCTGTAGAGGCCGGGGAGAGCTTAGGTTTTCTGCCTGGTGATTTAAAGGAGAAAGTAGATCCTTATCTTCGTCCGCTGTATGATGCGCTTGATGATATGATTCCGGCAGAGAAGCTAAAGTTGTATTTAGAGAACAGAACGATCGAAATTGCACCGCTGGCGTTTATGCGTGGCCGTACTTTGGATAATTGTTTTGTAATTTTGGACGAAGCACAGAATTCAACGGATTTACAGTTAAAAATGTTCCTGACAAGGATGGGGCCTTCTGCGAAATTCATCGTTACTGGTGATGTGACGCAGATCGATTTGCCTAAGAAACAAATGTCGGGTTTACATAATGCTTTGCGTATCCTGGATGATATTCCGGGTATTGAAATCATCTACCTGACCGGGGAAGATGTGGTCAGGCATAAGCTGGTGAAAAGGATTTTGAAGGCGTACGGAGATATACAGTAA